Proteins encoded within one genomic window of Acidovorax sp. 107:
- a CDS encoding SDR family oxidoreductase — MDIEFKGRVAIVTGAGGGLGRQHALALAKRGAKVLVNDLGGAVDGSGGTVTAAQAVVDEIRAAGGEALANGASVTDFAAVEAMVQQAIDAWGRVDILVNNAGILRDKSFAKMDMADFRLVVDVHLMGAANCCKAVWPHMVAQQYGRIVMTTSSTGLYGNFGQANYGAAKLAQVGLMQTLAIEGAKYNIHANALAPTAATRMTEGLMPQEVLDALKPEAVVPAMLVLAHESAPTRTILCAGAGTFEAAHITLTQGIHLGIGADVPEQLAARLAEVTDRAGEQVPQSGAAQGTNEVGKALAARA, encoded by the coding sequence ATGGATATCGAATTCAAGGGCCGCGTGGCCATCGTGACGGGTGCAGGCGGTGGCCTGGGCCGCCAGCATGCACTGGCGCTGGCCAAGCGCGGCGCCAAGGTGCTGGTCAATGACCTGGGCGGCGCGGTGGACGGCAGCGGCGGCACGGTGACGGCCGCGCAGGCTGTGGTCGACGAGATCCGCGCCGCAGGCGGCGAGGCGCTGGCCAACGGTGCATCGGTTACCGACTTTGCGGCCGTCGAGGCCATGGTGCAGCAGGCCATCGACGCCTGGGGCAGGGTGGACATCTTGGTCAACAACGCCGGCATCCTGCGCGACAAATCATTTGCCAAGATGGACATGGCCGACTTCCGTCTGGTGGTGGATGTGCACCTGATGGGCGCGGCCAACTGCTGCAAGGCCGTGTGGCCGCACATGGTGGCCCAGCAATATGGCCGCATCGTCATGACGACCTCGTCCACCGGCCTGTATGGCAACTTTGGCCAGGCCAACTACGGCGCCGCCAAGCTGGCCCAGGTGGGGCTGATGCAGACCCTGGCCATCGAAGGCGCCAAGTACAACATCCATGCGAACGCCCTGGCCCCCACGGCCGCCACGCGCATGACCGAGGGCCTGATGCCCCAGGAGGTGCTGGACGCCCTCAAGCCCGAGGCCGTGGTGCCCGCCATGCTGGTGCTGGCGCACGAAAGCGCGCCCACGCGCACCATTTTGTGTGCCGGTGCGGGCACGTTTGAAGCGGCCCACATCACGCTCACACAGGGCATCCACCTGGGGATTGGCGCCGATGTGCCCGAGCAACTGGCAGCCCGCCTGGCCGAGGTGACCGACCGTGCGGGCGAGCAAGTACCACAAAGTGGCGCAGCGCAAGGAACCAACGAAGTTGGAAAGGCTTTGGCCGCAAGGGCTTGA
- the gshA gene encoding glutamate--cysteine ligase, with protein MNKLHERLAAYPAHALGGIRRGIEKEGLRVLPTGGLALTPHPLALGSALTHPLITTDYSESQLELITGAHKGVQQCLDELTEVHQFVHHTLKNHGGELLWASSMPCGLPTDETIPIGRYGSSNVGRAKSVYRMGLGHRYGRRMQTISGIHYNWSLPGVDSEQYFALIRNFRRHAFVLLYLFGASPALCPCFVEGREHGLQRMEGGSALYLPHATSLRMGRLGYQSDAQATLAVSYNGLTGYANSLHEALTKPYPAYETVGVRNPGGDYNQLGTSLLQIENEFYGTIRPKRTVRTGERPLHALRERGVEYVEVRLMDLDPFVPVGITAPTMRLLDVFLLHCLLSDSPPDTPAEIAELKHNQHLTAERGRESGLLLTRNGQSVPLTEWGAEVLAACEPLAAALDATHGTDDYSAALRDARALMAAPERTPSARVLDSMARKHQHSFEAFAREQSVAARDALLALPWTTEQQARYLAMADESIAAQKAIEAADTLPFEEWREQYMAVEQLG; from the coding sequence ATGAACAAACTGCACGAGAGACTGGCCGCCTACCCGGCGCACGCCCTGGGGGGGATTCGCCGCGGCATCGAAAAGGAAGGGCTGCGTGTGCTGCCCACCGGCGGCCTGGCCCTCACGCCCCACCCGCTGGCGCTGGGCTCGGCCCTCACACACCCCCTGATCACCACGGACTACAGCGAGTCGCAGCTGGAACTGATCACCGGCGCCCACAAGGGTGTGCAGCAGTGCCTGGACGAGCTGACCGAGGTGCACCAGTTCGTGCACCACACCCTGAAGAACCACGGCGGCGAGTTGCTCTGGGCGTCCAGCATGCCCTGCGGCCTGCCCACGGACGAGACGATTCCCATTGGCCGCTACGGCAGCTCCAACGTGGGCCGCGCCAAGAGCGTGTACCGCATGGGCCTGGGCCACCGCTATGGCCGCCGCATGCAGACCATCTCGGGCATTCACTACAACTGGTCGCTGCCGGGCGTGGACAGCGAGCAGTATTTCGCGCTGATCCGCAACTTCCGCCGCCACGCGTTTGTGCTGCTGTACCTGTTTGGCGCGTCCCCCGCGCTGTGCCCCTGTTTTGTGGAAGGGCGCGAGCACGGCCTGCAACGCATGGAGGGGGGCAGTGCGCTGTACCTGCCCCATGCCACCTCGCTGCGCATGGGCCGCCTGGGCTACCAGAGCGACGCACAGGCCACGCTGGCCGTGAGCTACAACGGCCTGACGGGCTACGCCAACTCGCTGCACGAGGCGCTGACCAAGCCGTACCCTGCGTATGAGACCGTGGGCGTGCGCAACCCGGGTGGCGACTACAACCAGCTGGGCACCAGCCTGCTGCAGATTGAAAACGAGTTCTACGGCACCATCCGCCCCAAGCGCACCGTGCGGACCGGCGAGCGCCCGCTGCACGCGCTGCGCGAACGCGGGGTCGAATACGTCGAAGTGCGCCTCATGGACCTGGACCCGTTCGTGCCCGTGGGCATCACCGCGCCCACCATGCGCCTGCTGGACGTGTTTTTACTGCACTGCCTGCTGTCCGACAGCCCGCCCGACACGCCGGCCGAGATTGCCGAGCTCAAGCACAACCAGCACCTCACCGCCGAGCGCGGCCGCGAGAGCGGCCTGCTTCTCACGCGCAACGGTCAGAGCGTGCCGCTGACCGAATGGGGTGCCGAGGTGCTGGCCGCCTGCGAGCCATTGGCTGCTGCGCTGGACGCCACCCACGGCACCGACGACTACAGCGCTGCGCTGCGCGATGCCCGTGCACTGATGGCTGCGCCCGAGCGCACGCCCTCGGCCCGCGTGTTGGACAGCATGGCGCGCAAGCACCAGCACAGCTTTGAAGCCTTTGCGCGCGAGCAGTCCGTGGCCGCCCGCGACGCGCTGCTGGCGCTGCCCTGGACGACCGAGCAGCAGGCGCGCTACCTGGCGATGGCCGACGAGTCGATTGCCGCGCAAAAGGCCATCGAGGCGGCAGACACGCTGCCCTTCGAGGAATGGCGCGAGCAATACATGGCGGTGGAGCAGCTGGGCTGA
- a CDS encoding oxidoreductase-like domain-containing protein: MSLHEVTAPPQVVDGATAQATFTALRLRAAAAGITLRNPPPEPTTCCGRGCNGCVWEGFLSAAEYWRQEALLQLQD; encoded by the coding sequence ATGAGCTTGCACGAGGTGACGGCTCCGCCACAGGTGGTGGACGGCGCCACAGCGCAAGCCACGTTCACGGCGCTGCGGCTGCGCGCAGCCGCTGCGGGCATCACGCTGCGCAACCCGCCGCCCGAGCCCACCACCTGCTGCGGGCGCGGCTGCAACGGCTGTGTGTGGGAGGGGTTTCTGAGCGCCGCCGAATACTGGCGGCAAGAGGCCTTGCTGCAGCTGCAAGACTGA
- the ylqF gene encoding ribosome biogenesis GTPase YlqF — protein sequence MAIQWFPGHMHLTRKAITERIKDIDVVIEVLDARLPGSSANPLLAEITGHKPTLKVLNKQDVADPERTALWVDWYNAQSDTRAVPLDASDPAPARKLIDGCHALSPNRGGMAKPMRVLICGVPNVGKSTLINTLSNKRQAKTGDEAGITKLEQRITLADDFYLWDTPGMLWPRIVVPETGYNLAASGAVGRNAYDEELVALELLRRLQKHYAPLLEARYKLGLPAGAVAEMHDEELLEAIGRKRGAMLGGGRVNLQKTAEIVMTDFRSAILGRITLETPAEFEAWRAAGLAEDAKRQAKKDARAKAKGKGSGVREPAPDSDTD from the coding sequence ATGGCCATCCAGTGGTTCCCCGGTCACATGCACCTGACCCGCAAAGCCATCACCGAACGCATCAAGGACATTGACGTGGTGATCGAGGTGCTGGACGCGCGCCTGCCCGGCTCCAGCGCCAACCCGCTGCTGGCCGAGATCACGGGCCACAAGCCCACGCTCAAGGTGCTCAACAAGCAGGACGTGGCCGACCCCGAGCGCACGGCGTTGTGGGTGGACTGGTACAACGCCCAGAGCGACACGCGCGCCGTGCCGCTCGATGCCAGCGACCCCGCGCCTGCGCGCAAGCTCATCGACGGATGCCATGCGCTGTCGCCGAACCGGGGGGGCATGGCCAAGCCCATGCGCGTGCTGATCTGCGGCGTGCCCAACGTGGGCAAGTCCACCCTGATCAACACGCTGTCGAACAAGCGCCAGGCCAAGACCGGTGACGAGGCCGGCATCACCAAGCTGGAACAGCGCATCACCCTGGCCGACGACTTCTACCTGTGGGACACCCCCGGCATGCTGTGGCCGCGCATCGTGGTACCCGAGACCGGTTACAACCTGGCCGCCAGTGGCGCCGTGGGCCGCAATGCGTATGACGAAGAACTGGTGGCGCTGGAGCTGCTGCGCCGCCTGCAGAAGCATTACGCCCCCTTGCTGGAGGCACGCTACAAGCTGGGCCTGCCCGCGGGTGCGGTGGCCGAGATGCACGACGAAGAACTGCTCGAAGCCATTGGCCGCAAACGCGGCGCCATGCTGGGCGGTGGCCGGGTCAATCTGCAAAAGACGGCCGAGATCGTGATGACCGATTTCCGCAGCGCCATCCTGGGCCGCATTACGCTGGAGACCCCGGCCGAGTTCGAGGCTTGGCGCGCTGCGGGCCTGGCGGAAGACGCCAAGCGCCAGGCCAAGAAAGACGCGCGCGCCAAGGCCAAGGGCAAGGGCTCTGGCGTGCGAGAGCCAGCACCCGATAGCGACACGGACTGA
- a CDS encoding bifunctional diguanylate cyclase/phosphodiesterase — protein sequence MAEAPAVPLPDHEDATTRHLVRVAGWAVMLLGFVIGLLLLRDEPVQPVRVALNFAAGCIGGTALLLARWRRWTLATHLLVWGVWVSVSLVAARNGGVNGPNLLNYPVIIVLAGWLLGVRATLTLVGLTALLFLGFIWADIQGLLKPVQVANRLAGAVYFAGILALTAAATLLSRRNYMSRVREAQQTAANLAASEASLRKLLRAVEQSPEAIVIIDLREDIEYVNEAFVRRTGYARDEVVGRSSADYSSNGLAPAQREGLRTTLARGDSWAGEQVNYRKDGQALIESVVVSPIRQPDGRVSHYVELKQDITERKRAADEIHRLVHFDSLTSLPNRSTLMERLHALRGRPGRVLSTQHALLLLDLDRFTTFNDARGSEMGDRLLCAVALRLSEILPPQDLLVRVAGDEFAVVLHGLGADASLAGRHALAFAEKLQTALLRPLRLEGDAQDAQLGASVGITLYPQTADDGAHDALRRAGTALHRAKQAGGGRAAFFEQGMGEAAEQRFRVERELRHAIGAGELRLHLQSQVDVSGQITGAEVLVRWQHPRDGLVAPGVFIPVAEESDLIVSLGEWVLARACALLAQPVFSERRLRLSVNLSARQFRQAGFVRQLQAVLAATGADPRLLTLEVTEGLVIDDFDDAVAKMRALAALGVDMSLDDFGTGYSSLAYLKRLPIQELKIDRSFVHEAPTNADDGVLVEGILSVARHFGLRVVAEGVETQAQADFLRQRAPDIVYQGYLFSRPEPDAQWLARLTQPA from the coding sequence ATGGCCGAAGCCCCCGCTGTTCCGCTGCCAGACCACGAAGACGCCACGACGCGCCACCTGGTGCGCGTGGCAGGCTGGGCCGTGATGTTGCTGGGTTTTGTCATTGGTTTGCTGTTGCTACGGGATGAGCCAGTGCAGCCGGTGCGGGTGGCTCTCAACTTCGCGGCAGGCTGCATTGGTGGCACGGCCCTGCTGCTGGCGCGCTGGCGGCGCTGGACGTTGGCCACCCATCTGCTGGTGTGGGGCGTATGGGTGTCCGTGTCGCTGGTGGCCGCCCGCAATGGCGGCGTGAACGGCCCCAACCTGCTGAATTACCCGGTGATCATCGTGCTGGCGGGGTGGCTGCTGGGTGTGCGTGCCACGCTCACGCTGGTGGGGCTCACGGCCTTGCTGTTTCTGGGTTTCATCTGGGCGGACATTCAGGGCCTGCTCAAGCCGGTGCAGGTGGCCAACCGCCTGGCGGGTGCGGTGTACTTCGCGGGCATTCTGGCGCTGACGGCCGCGGCCACACTGCTGTCGCGCCGCAACTACATGAGCCGGGTGCGCGAGGCCCAGCAGACAGCGGCCAACCTGGCGGCCAGCGAGGCATCGCTGCGCAAGCTGCTGCGGGCCGTGGAGCAAAGCCCCGAGGCCATCGTCATCATCGATCTGCGCGAAGACATCGAATACGTCAACGAGGCCTTCGTGCGCCGCACGGGCTATGCGCGCGACGAGGTGGTGGGCCGCTCCTCGGCAGACTATTCAAGCAACGGCTTGGCGCCAGCACAACGCGAAGGGCTGCGCACCACGCTGGCACGCGGCGACAGCTGGGCGGGTGAGCAGGTCAACTACCGCAAGGACGGCCAGGCATTGATCGAGTCTGTCGTGGTGTCCCCCATCCGCCAGCCCGATGGCCGCGTGAGCCACTACGTGGAGCTCAAACAGGACATCACCGAACGCAAGCGCGCGGCCGACGAGATCCATCGCCTGGTGCATTTCGACAGCCTCACCAGCCTGCCCAACCGCTCCACGCTGATGGAGCGCCTGCATGCACTGCGCGGGCGCCCCGGCCGTGTGCTGTCCACCCAGCACGCCCTGCTGCTGCTGGACCTGGACCGCTTCACCACCTTCAACGATGCGCGGGGCAGTGAAATGGGCGACCGCCTGCTGTGTGCCGTGGCGCTGCGCCTGTCCGAGATCCTGCCCCCGCAGGACCTGCTGGTGCGCGTGGCGGGCGACGAGTTTGCCGTGGTGCTGCATGGCCTGGGGGCCGACGCCTCGCTGGCGGGTCGCCATGCGCTGGCCTTTGCCGAGAAGTTGCAGACCGCCTTGCTGCGACCCCTGCGCCTGGAAGGCGACGCGCAGGACGCGCAACTGGGCGCCAGTGTGGGCATCACCTTGTACCCGCAAACGGCGGACGACGGCGCACACGACGCGCTGCGGCGCGCGGGCACTGCCCTGCACCGGGCCAAGCAGGCCGGTGGCGGGCGGGCCGCGTTTTTTGAACAGGGCATGGGCGAGGCGGCCGAGCAGCGCTTTCGGGTAGAGCGTGAACTGCGCCACGCCATTGGCGCGGGCGAGCTGCGGCTGCACCTGCAATCGCAGGTCGATGTGTCGGGCCAGATCACCGGGGCCGAGGTGCTGGTGCGCTGGCAACACCCGCGCGACGGCCTGGTGGCGCCGGGCGTTTTCATCCCGGTGGCCGAGGAGTCCGACCTCATCGTCAGTCTCGGCGAATGGGTGCTGGCCCGTGCCTGCGCGTTGCTGGCGCAGCCGGTGTTCAGCGAGCGGCGGCTGCGGCTGTCGGTCAACCTCAGCGCCCGGCAGTTTCGCCAGGCGGGCTTTGTGAGGCAACTGCAGGCGGTGCTGGCCGCCACGGGCGCTGACCCCCGGCTGCTCACGCTGGAGGTGACCGAGGGGCTGGTGATCGACGATTTTGACGACGCGGTGGCCAAGATGCGCGCGCTGGCCGCGCTGGGCGTGGACATGTCGCTGGATGACTTTGGCACCGGGTATTCGTCGCTGGCCTACCTCAAGCGCCTGCCGATCCAGGAGCTGAAGATCGACCGGTCGTTTGTGCACGAGGCACCCACCAATGCCGACGATGGCGTGCTGGTGGAGGGCATCTTGTCGGTGGCGCGGCACTTTGGCCTGCGCGTGGTGGCCGAGGGGGTGGAGACCCAGGCCCAGGCCGACTTCCTGCGCCAGCGCGCGCCGGACATCGTCTACCAGGGCTACCTGTTTAGCCGCCCCGAGCCCGATGCCCAGTGGCTGGCGCGGCTGACCCAGCCCGCCTGA
- a CDS encoding OmpA family protein has product MSMKLFRQWGASLCLGFLVLASQAPAAAQDLPGAKDHPAVKRFGGSTIVGYEVRNFDAVEFQTSTFKEFDLQANKRRYVQPPLALEGKLTRLWYEAPGATRSLELFRNYANDLTASGYAVLYDSTRDSAAGSYTNFLANFSSGQRDFIKNNRSEYVMYAADASSVRTGTFQKGSTTVRLVAIDWPKEDATYKSRQGAYIAVDILETKAMEQNMVVVSASDISKSITANGKVAIYGILFDTGKADVKPESKPSLEQIAAFLKAEPAVKLHVVGHTDSVGGFDSNLALSKRRADAVAAVLAKDYGIAANRLVGNGVASLAPVASNSSEEGRAKNRRVELVPQ; this is encoded by the coding sequence ATGAGCATGAAGCTGTTTCGTCAGTGGGGCGCATCGCTGTGCCTCGGGTTCCTGGTCCTGGCCAGCCAGGCACCAGCCGCTGCGCAAGACCTGCCCGGCGCCAAAGACCACCCGGCCGTGAAGCGTTTTGGCGGCAGCACCATCGTGGGCTACGAGGTGCGCAACTTCGACGCCGTAGAGTTCCAGACCTCCACGTTCAAAGAGTTCGACCTGCAGGCCAACAAGCGGCGCTATGTGCAGCCGCCGCTGGCGCTGGAGGGCAAGCTCACCCGCCTGTGGTACGAGGCCCCGGGTGCCACGCGATCGCTGGAGTTGTTTCGCAACTATGCGAACGACCTCACGGCCAGTGGCTATGCGGTGCTGTACGACTCCACGCGCGACAGCGCAGCAGGCAGCTACACCAACTTCTTGGCCAACTTCAGCAGCGGCCAGCGCGACTTCATCAAGAACAACCGCAGCGAATACGTGATGTACGCCGCCGACGCCAGCTCCGTGCGCACCGGCACCTTCCAGAAGGGCAGCACCACCGTGCGCCTGGTCGCTATCGACTGGCCCAAGGAAGACGCCACCTACAAATCCAGGCAGGGTGCGTACATCGCCGTGGACATCCTGGAGACCAAGGCCATGGAGCAGAACATGGTGGTGGTCAGCGCTTCCGACATCAGCAAGTCCATCACCGCCAATGGCAAGGTCGCCATCTACGGCATCCTGTTCGACACCGGCAAGGCCGATGTGAAGCCCGAGTCCAAACCTTCACTGGAGCAGATCGCCGCGTTCCTGAAGGCCGAGCCCGCCGTCAAACTGCACGTGGTGGGGCACACCGACAGTGTGGGCGGCTTCGACAGCAATCTGGCACTGTCCAAGCGCCGCGCCGATGCCGTGGCCGCCGTGCTGGCCAAGGACTACGGCATCGCCGCTAATCGCCTGGTGGGCAACGGTGTGGCGTCGCTCGCACCCGTAGCCAGCAACAGCAGTGAAGAAGGTCGGGCCAAGAACCGACGGGTGGAACTGGTGCCACAGTGA
- a CDS encoding succinylglutamate desuccinylase/aspartoacylase family protein produces MTQNPPVFEVLPRDLSAYRQGNVGIDYVHRFESGKPGPHVLINALTHGNEICGMVAATHLLDTGVRPLIGTLTISFANVAAYESFDQSRPFESRQLVHNLNRIWSAAELDGTADSPELQRARVLRPVVAAADHILDIHSTSQDVQPFWVYPSYPRNAEVALAIGRPPVHLVMPSGLGSGTPLIQHGRHGQTEGDGVALVVECGQHFRQSAADMATMVALDFLAHFGLIAPVSDRPAPAEQRRYELLETCMVRTADFRFTRPVQGFEVFAKGDLIATDGPHEIRALCDDCTILMPTREPIVGREAVYLTRPI; encoded by the coding sequence ATGACGCAGAACCCTCCCGTTTTTGAAGTCCTCCCCCGCGACCTCTCGGCCTACCGCCAGGGCAATGTGGGCATCGACTATGTGCACCGCTTTGAGTCGGGCAAGCCCGGGCCGCACGTGCTCATCAATGCCCTCACGCATGGCAACGAGATCTGCGGCATGGTGGCCGCCACGCACCTGCTGGACACGGGCGTGCGTCCCCTCATCGGCACGCTGACCATCAGCTTTGCCAATGTGGCCGCGTACGAGTCGTTCGACCAGAGCCGCCCGTTCGAGAGCCGCCAGCTGGTGCACAACCTCAACCGCATCTGGTCGGCGGCTGAGCTGGACGGCACCGCCGACAGCCCCGAGCTGCAGCGTGCCCGCGTCCTGCGACCGGTGGTGGCTGCGGCCGATCACATCCTCGACATCCATTCCACCAGCCAGGACGTACAGCCGTTCTGGGTGTATCCCTCCTATCCGCGCAATGCCGAAGTGGCGCTGGCCATCGGCCGCCCGCCGGTGCACCTGGTGATGCCCAGCGGCCTGGGGTCGGGCACGCCGCTCATCCAGCATGGCCGCCATGGGCAGACAGAGGGTGATGGCGTGGCGCTCGTGGTGGAGTGCGGGCAGCATTTCCGCCAGTCGGCGGCCGATATGGCCACGATGGTGGCGCTGGACTTTCTGGCGCATTTTGGCCTCATCGCGCCGGTGTCCGACCGGCCCGCACCGGCAGAGCAACGCCGCTACGAGCTGCTGGAGACCTGCATGGTGCGCACGGCGGACTTCCGCTTCACGCGGCCGGTACAAGGGTTTGAGGTGTTTGCCAAGGGTGACCTCATCGCCACCGATGGCCCGCACGAGATCCGTGCGCTGTGCGATGACTGCACCATCCTCATGCCCACCCGCGAGCCCATCGTGGGCCGCGAGGCGGTGTACCTCACGCGGCCTATCTGA
- a CDS encoding DUF924 family protein → MQLEDVLHFWFEQLTPQQHFARDDAVDAQIRERFAPAWQAAQRCELSAWRASPAGRLAEIIVLDQFSRNLHRGSPLAFAQDALALALAQELVAGQNDRALPPVQRAFAYMPYMHSESPVIHEQAMVLFDQPGLESNLKFEVLHRDIIARFGRYPHRNAVLGRTSTPEEVAFLEQPGSSF, encoded by the coding sequence ATGCAACTCGAAGACGTTCTTCATTTCTGGTTTGAGCAGCTCACTCCCCAGCAACACTTTGCGCGGGACGATGCAGTGGATGCGCAAATCCGCGAACGTTTCGCGCCCGCATGGCAGGCGGCGCAGCGGTGCGAACTTTCGGCATGGCGCGCGTCCCCCGCCGGGCGGCTGGCCGAGATCATTGTGCTGGACCAGTTCTCGCGCAATCTGCACCGCGGCTCGCCGTTGGCGTTTGCCCAGGACGCTTTGGCCCTGGCGCTGGCGCAGGAGCTGGTGGCCGGGCAAAACGACCGCGCATTGCCACCTGTCCAGCGCGCATTTGCCTACATGCCTTACATGCACAGCGAATCGCCCGTGATCCACGAACAGGCCATGGTGCTGTTTGACCAGCCGGGGCTGGAGAGCAACCTGAAGTTCGAGGTGCTGCACCGCGACATCATTGCCCGGTTCGGCCGCTACCCGCACCGCAACGCGGTGCTCGGCCGCACCTCGACGCCCGAAGAAGTGGCGTTTTTGGAGCAGCCCGGCTCGTCGTTCTAG
- a CDS encoding DMT family transporter codes for MSDAPRSAPGPALPSGNLRGIIAMVAAVGFFSLMDALLKTLTAHYPAMQVAALRGWAALPLVALYALWRGEVPRLLKVRWPLHLLRGGLNVAMLALFAFAIRELALAEAYTLFFIAPLLITALSTVVLREKVRPAHWVAIALGMVGVLVALRPNQEAFFTLGALAVLAAATCYAVSAITGRMLTRTDSSASLVFWTTTLLALGAGALAWPQWVGVAQAHWPLVAGLAVTGFAGQLAITEAFRHGQASVVAPFEYTALAWGMGLDWVLWHTAPGYSTLLGGAIIIGSGLYLVRQERTQAVVPP; via the coding sequence ATGTCTGACGCGCCACGCAGCGCCCCGGGGCCTGCGCTGCCCTCAGGCAACCTGCGCGGCATCATCGCCATGGTGGCGGCCGTGGGCTTCTTTTCGTTGATGGACGCACTGCTCAAGACGCTGACCGCACACTACCCGGCCATGCAGGTGGCGGCGCTGCGGGGCTGGGCCGCACTGCCGCTGGTAGCCCTGTATGCGCTGTGGCGTGGCGAGGTACCGCGGCTGCTCAAGGTGCGCTGGCCGCTGCACCTGCTGCGCGGCGGGCTCAACGTGGCCATGCTGGCGCTGTTTGCGTTCGCCATCCGTGAGCTGGCGCTGGCCGAGGCCTACACGCTGTTCTTCATTGCGCCGCTGCTCATCACAGCGCTGTCCACCGTGGTGCTGCGCGAGAAGGTGCGCCCCGCCCACTGGGTGGCCATCGCTCTGGGCATGGTGGGCGTGCTGGTGGCCCTGCGGCCCAACCAGGAGGCTTTTTTTACCCTGGGTGCGCTGGCGGTGTTGGCAGCAGCCACCTGCTACGCGGTGTCGGCCATCACGGGCCGCATGCTCACCCGCACAGACTCCAGTGCCAGCCTGGTGTTCTGGACCACCACCCTGCTGGCATTGGGCGCAGGCGCCCTCGCGTGGCCGCAGTGGGTGGGCGTGGCGCAAGCGCACTGGCCGCTGGTGGCCGGGCTCGCCGTGACCGGGTTTGCGGGGCAGCTGGCCATTACCGAGGCGTTTCGCCACGGGCAGGCCTCGGTGGTGGCACCGTTTGAATACACGGCACTGGCCTGGGGCATGGGGCTGGACTGGGTGCTCTGGCACACAGCACCGGGCTACAGCACGCTGCTGGGCGGCGCCATCATCATCGGCAGCGGCCTGTACCTGGTGCGCCAGGAGCGCACTCAGGCGGTGGTGCCGCCTTGA